From Macaca mulatta isolate MMU2019108-1 chromosome 1, T2T-MMU8v2.0, whole genome shotgun sequence, the proteins below share one genomic window:
- the LOC711961 gene encoding putative uncharacterized protein encoded by LINC00467 homolog isoform X1, which translates to MDKKSAHRNPEDAKAGKYEGKHKRKKKRKQNQNQHRSRHRSVTSFSSDDRVFPSSSSSSSGSQTDSSTEDATQGKIKKKRREKTNKWRGKRKVSSEMSIILSGPQSLVHTICH; encoded by the exons ATGGATAAGAAGTCCGCTCACAGAAATCCTGAAGATGCCAAGGCTGGCAAATATGAAG GTAAACACAaacgaaagaaaaaaagaaagcaaaaccaaaaccagCACCGATCCCGACATAGATCAGTGACATCTTTTTCTTCAGATGATCGTGTGTTTCCTtcttcttcatcatcatcttcagGAAGCCAGACGGATTCGAGTACTGAAG atgCTACCCagggaaaaattaagaagaagagaagagagaaaacaaataaatggaggGGAAAAAGAAAG GTATCTTCTGAGATGTCCATCATCCTTTCTGGTCCTCAGTCACTGGTCCACACCATTTGCCACTAA
- the LOC711961 gene encoding putative uncharacterized protein encoded by LINC00467 homolog isoform X2 translates to MDKKSAHRNPEDAKAGKYEGKHKRKKKRKQNQNQHRSRHRSVTSFSSDDRVFPSSSSSSSGSQTDSSTEDATQGKIKKKRREKTNKWRGKRKDKI, encoded by the exons ATGGATAAGAAGTCCGCTCACAGAAATCCTGAAGATGCCAAGGCTGGCAAATATGAAG GTAAACACAaacgaaagaaaaaaagaaagcaaaaccaaaaccagCACCGATCCCGACATAGATCAGTGACATCTTTTTCTTCAGATGATCGTGTGTTTCCTtcttcttcatcatcatcttcagGAAGCCAGACGGATTCGAGTACTGAAG atgCTACCCagggaaaaattaagaagaagagaagagagaaaacaaataaatggaggGGAAAAAGAAAG